GAGCAACAATAGTGAAATCAAGTCCTTTCCAATCAGCTTGAATTCTGAATCCGTATTCATAGTCTGGGAAAGCACTTCCTCTGTATTGTCTATCATTTCCGTCAATTTGACCGTCACCGTTGTAATCGACGTATCTTATATCTCCAACTTTAGCTCTAGGCTGAATAAGAACTCCGTTTATACTATGCTCATCTATCTCTGCTTGTGATCTAAATAATCCATCTGTTTTAACTAAAAAGAAAGAATAAATCGGAGATCCTACTTTACTATATGTTACTGGAGCACCATGAAAGGAACCAGCAGACCCTTCTAATACTTGACTTCCTGTACTAAGTTCATCAACACGATTATTTACACTTGAAATATTGGCGCTAACCGAAAAATTAACAGCTCCTACATGCTCGTTATAAGTAAGCCCCATTTCAAATCCTTTATTAGAAACTTTACCCGCATTTGTATATGGGTCATTTGCTGATCCAACAGACAATGGAACTGGTACTCTTAAAAGCAAATCACTTGTCTCTTTTTGGAAGTAATCAAAAGTATAATCAACTTTACCATTCCATAAACTAACATCTAGACCAACGTTTGCTGTTGCAGTAGATTCCCATTTCAAACCAAGGGCTGGGTAATCCTGTTGAATATTACCAATCCACAATGTATTTGGTTCTCCAACTGCATAACTAATTCCAGATGTTATAGATCCAAGGTATTGGTAATCTCCAATTTCTTGATTTCCTAATACACCATAACTAGCACGTAACTTTAAATCAGATATTGGTGTATTTAACTTTGTAAAAAAGTCTTCTTTACCAATTCCCCAAGCCGCAGAGATAGAAGGGAAATTACCCCATTTATTCTCTGGGCTAAAACGAGACGATCCATCACGTCTGAAAGTCGCTGTTAAGATATATTTGTTATCATAAGAATAGATAGCACGACCTAAGTATGACACTAAATTATTTTCGCTGGCATAACCAACTGATGAAGGCTCTTCTCCACCTGCCATAACATGTATTCCATCTGGCAATCCAGTTACAGAACCTACATTAGATCTATAGTTATTGTTATAAACCGTGTATCCTGCTAAAATATTCACAGAGTGTTTACCGAAGGTTTTTGCATAATTTAAAGTATTTTCTACTTGATAATACTGAGTCATATCACTTCCTTCTGCCAAAGTATTTTTCAAGTTTTTGAAAAATCCGCCTACTTCATAACGAGGAGTGTACGTATAACTTTTATGTTCAGAAATAGTTGCACCTACATTTAATTTATATTTAAAACCATCTAAAAAACTTGCTTCAACATAGGTATTGATAAGCGCTTGGTAGTAATCATTTTTAACATCAAAAAGATTTAGTGCAGCAACCGGATTAAATATATCAGTTACAGCACCTGATGCTCCACCATATCCTCCAACCGCATTTTCATCATAAATAGCAAAACCAGGAATCATAGAAATAGCAGACCCAACAACATTGCTACCTTGTCCGGGAACACCAGGCAAGTCTTTCTTTTTTTCTTTGGTTAACATTACAGTTTCTCCAATCTTGAAAATCCCTTTTTTATAATCAGATTTAACTCTAAAGTTAAGACGATCATAATTAGTTTCTTTAACTACTCCCTCTTGATCAAAGTAACTTAAAGACATACTATATTTTGTATTATCAGTTCCTCCAGATAAACCTAAAGAATAATTTTGAGTAGCCGCAGATCTAAATATTTGATCTTGCCAATCCACTCCTGCACCACCCACTTCAGGGTTTAATGCAATAGCAAGTGGTGCTTTTCCAGCAGCAGCATAAGCAGCTGTACTTACTTTAGCCCATTCTTCTTGATTTAACAAATCTAACGTATTGGTTACGCTAGACACCCCAATTGAAGAGTTAAAAGAAACTTTTAAATCCCCTTTTTTACCGCTTTTAGTTGTAACTAAAATTACACCGTTTGCAGCTCTAGATCCATAAATTGCAGCAGCAGAAGCATCTTTTAATACCTGAATAGACTCGATGTCACTAGGGTTAAGATTATTCATAGAAGAAACAGCAATATCATCAACTAAAATAAGAGGGTTATTATTATTTAATGATCCAGCACCTCTAATTTGAATTCTGGTACCTGACCCAGGAGCTCCTCCAGCAGATTCAACAGTTACACCTGCAATTTTCCCTTGAATTGCACTACCTACATTTGTGTTACTTTGAGAATCTAACTGAGATGATTTTAAGCCTCCTACTGCACCTGTCATGTCACTTTTCTTAATAGTACCATAACCAATTACAATAACCTCATTTAAGGCATTGTTTTCCTCTTTTAAAGCCACTTTAATTTGAGTTCTTCCATTTAATGCCTCTTCCACTTTTTCATATCCTACATATGAAAAAACTAATATTGCATTAGGATCAGATACATCTAAAGTAAAACTTCCATCATAATCAGTAGTTGCAGAATTAGTGGTCCCTTTAACTAATATAGAAGCTCCAATAATAGTCTGAGACGTTTTTTGATCAATTACTGATCCTGATATTTTATTCTGAGCTTGCAAACTGATACAGCACGTCATAATAAAAATCAACAAGGTAAATTTAGACAACAAGGAATCTTTTATCCATGTTAGCTGATTTAAGTTCTTTGCATTTTTCATAAAATCATAATTTTTAAAAATTGGTTAGTTAATGGTTTTTTGGTATTCAATCAATTCTGACCATAATGAGCTTAAAAAGTGATTAATTTTTTTCTCGGTCAGTATTCAAGTTTGAAAAAAATGCTTTCAAACTGATTATTGATTTTATTTTAAATATCTAATTATTATAAATCAAAATGTTTATAATGTTAACCAGATAAATTTCTCAACATTTTTTTAGACTTTTCTCAGGTATACTATCTCTTTCTATTCCTCCAATCATTTAATATCACGAGTAATGTTATTATTACAAGTTAGATAAGTCAATATCTTACAAATACTAGAAATAATTTACTTTAAACTCATTCTATTCTACCTACAACCTGTACGGATATATCTCTACTTATCTGAGATCAAAATAAACAAATCACCTATAAATTTAGTTTAAATTTATGAATTGTGTTTTTTTTAGATTAATTTATTATGAATTGTGAAATTTCAAAATTATAAGTTAAATATATATTTCAATACCAGTACCTACCAGTTTTTTGTATATTTGTGAAAAAATCGCAATCTGCTATGAAAATCATATCAATCCAAAACAACCTTGGTGTCCCTAAATACAGACAAATCATCAATTCAATTGAAAAAGCAATTAACGAGGAAAAACTCATAAAAGGAGATCGCCTACCTTCTGTAAATAAAGTCTGTTTAGCCTTTAATTTATCACGAGATACGGTCTTATTAGGATACGATGACCTGAAAAAAAGAGGAATCATTTATGCCATCCCTGGCAAAGGATATTATGTCAAAAGTGTTGAAATTACTATAAAACAAAAAATATTTTTACTCTTTGACGAGCTAAATATTTTCAAAGAAGACATCTATAATTCATTTTTAAAAAACATTGGTAAGAATGTTCAAGTCGATATTTTTTTTCACCATTTTAATGTACAGGTTTTTCAAAAATTGATAAATGACTGTAACGGAAATTATACTAAATACATCATCATGCCAACCAACTTAATCGATGTAGTTGCTTTTATAAAAACCCTACCAGTAAATGACGTAATTATCCTGGATCAAACAAATGAAGAGTTGAAATCTTTTCCTGCGATTTATCAAAATCACAAAAAAGATATCTTTGAAGGGCTGAATAAAGGAAAAACAAAACTAAGTAAATACAAAAAATTCATAATGATTTTCCCTGGTT
The Flavobacterium sp. 5 DNA segment above includes these coding regions:
- a CDS encoding TonB-dependent receptor translates to MKNAKNLNQLTWIKDSLLSKFTLLIFIMTCCISLQAQNKISGSVIDQKTSQTIIGASILVKGTTNSATTDYDGSFTLDVSDPNAILVFSYVGYEKVEEALNGRTQIKVALKEENNALNEVIVIGYGTIKKSDMTGAVGGLKSSQLDSQSNTNVGSAIQGKIAGVTVESAGGAPGSGTRIQIRGAGSLNNNNPLILVDDIAVSSMNNLNPSDIESIQVLKDASAAAIYGSRAANGVILVTTKSGKKGDLKVSFNSSIGVSSVTNTLDLLNQEEWAKVSTAAYAAAGKAPLAIALNPEVGGAGVDWQDQIFRSAATQNYSLGLSGGTDNTKYSMSLSYFDQEGVVKETNYDRLNFRVKSDYKKGIFKIGETVMLTKEKKKDLPGVPGQGSNVVGSAISMIPGFAIYDENAVGGYGGASGAVTDIFNPVAALNLFDVKNDYYQALINTYVEASFLDGFKYKLNVGATISEHKSYTYTPRYEVGGFFKNLKNTLAEGSDMTQYYQVENTLNYAKTFGKHSVNILAGYTVYNNNYRSNVGSVTGLPDGIHVMAGGEEPSSVGYASENNLVSYLGRAIYSYDNKYILTATFRRDGSSRFSPENKWGNFPSISAAWGIGKEDFFTKLNTPISDLKLRASYGVLGNQEIGDYQYLGSITSGISYAVGEPNTLWIGNIQQDYPALGLKWESTATANVGLDVSLWNGKVDYTFDYFQKETSDLLLRVPVPLSVGSANDPYTNAGKVSNKGFEMGLTYNEHVGAVNFSVSANISSVNNRVDELSTGSQVLEGSAGSFHGAPVTYSKVGSPIYSFFLVKTDGLFRSQAEIDEHSINGVLIQPRAKVGDIRYVDYNGDGQIDGNDRQYRGSAFPDYEYGFRIQADWKGLDFTIVAQGTQGNKIYNGNNTDIATVRSNINYSAATLDSYTFNPNSNFPRLDIEDLNDNGADYSDRFLEDGSYLRIKTIQVGYALPSSLTDKIKIDKLRFYLAGDNLFTHTNYTGYNPDVSRDGLGGRGIDYKSYPLSKTITFGMQLNF
- a CDS encoding substrate-binding domain-containing protein — encoded protein: MKIISIQNNLGVPKYRQIINSIEKAINEEKLIKGDRLPSVNKVCLAFNLSRDTVLLGYDDLKKRGIIYAIPGKGYYVKSVEITIKQKIFLLFDELNIFKEDIYNSFLKNIGKNVQVDIFFHHFNVQVFQKLINDCNGNYTKYIIMPTNLIDVVAFIKTLPVNDVIILDQTNEELKSFPAIYQNHKKDIFEGLNKGKTKLSKYKKFIMIFPGFREPPGMKIGFENYCLENGIDYEVIQEFTDREITTGSVYIIPIDRDLVQVIEKAREQNLKLGTDFGIISYNETPLKKVVSNGITTISTDFTTMGKILAQMVLTGKKEQIENKSALIIRNSL